A section of the Oryza sativa Japonica Group chromosome 1, ASM3414082v1 genome encodes:
- the LOC4325252 gene encoding transcription factor PCF5 isoform X1 — MGDAGGHSHHHQHGFQPQLLSFGGVGHHHHLHQFTAQPQPPAASHTRGRGGGGEIVPATTTPRSRGGGGGGGGEIVAVQGGHIVRSTGRKDRHSKVCTARGPRDRRVRLSAHTAIQFYDVQDRLGYDRPSKAVDWLIKNAKDAIDKLDVLPAWQPTAGGAGAGNAAAPPSSSTHPDSAENSDDQAQAITVAHTAFDFAGGGSGGTSFLPPSLDSDAIADTIKSFFPMGGTAGGEASSSTTAAQSSAMGFQSYTPDLLSRTGSQSQELRLSLQSLPDPMFHHQQHRHGGGGGGGNGTTQQALFSGAANYSFGGGAMWATEQQAQNQRMLPWNVPDPGGGGGAAYLFNVSQQAAHMQAAAAALGGHQSQFFFQRGPLQSSNQPSERGWPETVEADNQMSHHQGGLSPSVSAAIGFAAPGIGFSGFRLPARIQGDEEHNGGGGGNGDKPPPPSSVSSASHH, encoded by the coding sequence atgggcgacgccggcggccactcccaccaccaccaacacggCTTCCAGCCTCAGCTCCTCTCCTTCGGTGGcgtcggccaccaccaccacctgcatCAGTTCACGGCGCAGCCACAGCCCCCCGCCGCGTCCCACACTCGGggtcgtggaggtggaggtgagaTTGTCCCCGCGACGACAACTCCACGGTCgaggggcggaggcggcggcggcggcggggagatcGTGGCGGTGCAGGGCGGGCACATTGTGCGGTCGACAGGGCGGAAGGACCGGCACAGCAAGGTCTGCACGGCGCGCGGGCCGCGCGACCGCCGCGTGCGGCTGTCGGCGCACACCGCCATCCAGTTCTACGACGTGCAGGACCGGCTGGGCTACGACCGCCCGAGCAAGGCGGTGGACTGGCTCATCAAGAACGCCAAGGACGCCATCGACAAGCTCGACGTGCTGCCGGCGTGGCAGCCCACtgccggcggcgcaggcgcgggcaatgccgccgcgccgccgtcctcctcgacCCACCCCGACTCCGCCGAGAACTCCGACGACCAGGCGCAGGCCATCACCGTCGCGCACACCGCCTTCGACTTCGCCGGCGGGGGCAGCGGCGGGACCAGCTTCCTCCCGCCGTCGCTCGACTCGGACGCCATAGCCGACACGATCAAGTCCTTCTTCCCCATGGGTGGCACCGCAGGCGGGGAGGCATCGTCGTCCACCACGGCGGCGCAGTCGTCGGCCATGGGTTTCCAGAGCTACACGCCTGACCTCCTGTCCCGCACCGGCAGCCAGAGCCAGGAGCTCCGGCTGTCGCTGCAGTCCTTACCAGACCCCATGTTCCACCACCAGCAACatcgccatggcggcggcggcggcggcggcaatggcaccACGCAGCAGGcgctcttctccggcgccgccaaTTACTCGTTCGGCGGCGGAGCCATGTGGGCCACCGAGCAGCAGGCGCAGAACCAGCGCATGCTGCCGTGGAACGTGCCcgaccccggcggcggcggcggcgccgcctacCTGTTCAACGTGTCGCAGCAAGCGGCGCATATgcaggcggcggctgcggcgctgGGTGGCCACCAGAGCCAGTTCTTCTTCCAGAGGGGACCCCTTCAGTCCAGTAACCAGCCCTCCGAGCGAGGATGGCCGGAGACCGTCGAAGCCGACAACCAGATGAGCCACCACCAAGGAGGGCTGAGCCCCTCCGTGTCGGCGGCCATCGGTTTTGCCGCTCCCGGCATCGGCTTCTCCGGCTTCCGCCTCCCCGCGAGGATACAGGGCGACGAGGagcacaacggcggcggcggcggcaatggcgacaagccgccgccgccgtcgtctgtcTCCTCGGCTTCTCACCACTGA